DNA sequence from the Caulobacter segnis genome:
GATAGTTGGTCCCGAACTGCAGCTCGAAGCCGTCCGCCGTGGTCCGCCGGGTCGGGGGCGTCATCACCCCGGCGTTGTTGATCAGCAAGTCCAGGCTGTCGCGCTGGGCCCGCATGCGCGTCGCGAAGTCGGCGATCGAGGCCAAATGGGCCAGGTCCAGGCGCTCGAACCGGATGCTCGCGGCCGGGACAGCCTCGCGGATCCTGGCGACCGCCTCGGCCCCCTTGTCCGGATCCCGGCCGGCCAGGATCACTTCGGCCCCGGCGCGCGCCAGGGCCAGGGCGTCCTCGAAGCCCAGCCCTCCCGTGCCGGTGACGACGGCGCAGCGGCCGTTCTGGGGCGGAATGTTCGCGGTCGTCCAGCTAGCCATGGCCTCGCCTTTGTGGGAAATTCGCACTCGGTGCAGTTCAAATATTGCACTCAGTGCGACTTTTCAAGCCGGCCGGAGTCGATGGCGGAGAACAAGGGTCCGAACACGCCCGCGGAGGGCCTGCGCGAACGCAAGCGGCGCGAGACCTTGCAGCGCATCACGGACGCGGGGACCCGCCTGTTCATCGCCCACGGCTACGAGGGCGTGACGCTGGACGCCATCGCCGCCGAGGCGGGCATCTCGCGGCGGACGTTCTTCTATTACTTCAAGTCCAAGGACGAGATCCTGCTGGCCATGCAGGCCGGGCTGGGCGACATGCTGGCCGCCGCTCTCGACCAGGAACCGCCGGGCCAGCGCCCGCTGCAGGCCGTCCGCCACGCCATGCTGCGGATCAGCGGAGCCTACGACCCCGCCGAGATGCTGGTCCTGGACCGCCTGATGCGATCCAGCGAGACGGTGATGGCCCGCAAGCAGGCCAGCTACGTCCAGCATGAGGCCACCCTGTTCGCCGCCCTGCGCGAGCGCTGGCCCGAGCCGGCGCGCGAGATGGCCCTGCGGCTGGTCGCCATGCTGTCGATCGGCGCCCTGCGGGTGTCGCTGGAGACCTTCAATCGCGAGGACGGCCAGCGCCCGATCGCGGTCCTGCTGAACGAGGCCTTCGACGCCCTCGAGGCCGAGGTCTGAACCGCGTCCGGCCCTCGCTTCCTTCCGCAAGGTCCGCTTGCCGGCTCGCATAACGCCGGTACACTCACCTGAACAACGATAAGTCAGGGATGGGTGGAATGACGACCAGGCTCCCGAAGGCGTGCGTCATCGGCGCGGGCTGCAGCGGCTTCACCACCATCAAGCGGCTGAAGGACTTCGGCGTCCCCTACGACTGCTTCGAGATGTCCGACGAGATCGGGGGCAACTGGTACTACAAGAACCCCAACGGGATGTCGGCCTGCTACGAGAGCCTGCATATCGACACCAGCAAGTGGCGGCTGGCGTTCGAGGATTTCCCGGTGCCCAAGGACTGGCCCGACTTCCCGCACCACGCGCAGCTGTTCCAGTACTTC
Encoded proteins:
- a CDS encoding TetR/AcrR family transcriptional regulator — translated: MAENKGPNTPAEGLRERKRRETLQRITDAGTRLFIAHGYEGVTLDAIAAEAGISRRTFFYYFKSKDEILLAMQAGLGDMLAAALDQEPPGQRPLQAVRHAMLRISGAYDPAEMLVLDRLMRSSETVMARKQASYVQHEATLFAALRERWPEPAREMALRLVAMLSIGALRVSLETFNREDGQRPIAVLLNEAFDALEAEV